gtctaaaatattttgcaATGGGAAACCGTAACTGTAACTCTTTTAGACAGTCTTGCCATAGGAAACCACAATCGTCTCCATTAAGATGTTTTGCCTTTCGCCATTCCGCTTCTCTGACCAGTGGAACCGATAGCTGACACGAAAAAAGTACAATAAAGTAACAGAAACCCTTCCCATACATTCTGCCTTTCAGCCTTACTTTCTACTTTGACCCTGGAGTCTGTAAGGACTGAAAAAATCGATGATTGGGTGATAACCGTAGTTCACCTTGTCGTAGTCCGACTCTTCCCCGATTCGCTGATTCGGTCTTCTAGAGTCCACGGGCCCTCGCCGCCGGCTGGAATCGTCGCTGGGGGTCCTGCTGCCGAAGCTTTGGTGCTCCTCGGGCCTGTGGGCGCAGAAGGGGAGTTTACACTTGAAGGCGGCGCAGAAGGAGAGTTTAAATTTGAGGGTGGCGCAGAAGGGGAGTTTATGTTTGAATGTTTGTGCGTCCAGAGGTTTTCTCTGGACAATGTTTAGTCAATTTAAACCTTTCATATAAACCATGAGCGTCAATATATTCACGTTAATGCACTCTATCCCATATTTGTAGTGCACTGAAGTGAAGATATCGGTATTTCTGTTATAGATGAAACCTTAAATTTACAAATCTAATAAAGGAAATTGGTCTTTGGACGCGAATAACCTCATTTAAGGGAATACAATCTAGCGGGGATTAAGGGCATGTGCAAAAATGTAGGGGTAAAGGCAATATATTGTTTGTGCATATTGCTTAGACTTGCATACATACgataagagagaaacgagaacTTGTATTCATTGATTCTTAtaagtacctgtatatatatttttatcatggtcatcatcattgtcactgtattattattattattattgttattattattattattattattattattatcattattattattattattattattattattattattattattaccatcactatcattatcataatcattattcttattaatatcaatgtcattataataattataataataataataataataataatgataataataataataatgatgataataattatcattattattatcattactattatcattattatcataaatcatataattatcattattaacgtcacTGGCAACAGCAGTAATATTCTTATTTCAATTCTCCTCATTACTatttcatcatcttcactatcattatcaccatcagcaacTGCAGCAATATTTATATTACAATAATCCTcctcattgctttcattattatcactgtataaCTGCCTGGCTTGACTTACCGACTGGGTCTCCGTGGCCTCAAACCTCCTGGCTTTACTTACCTACTGGGTCTCCATTGCCTAAAAAACTGCCTGGCTTGACTTACCGACTGGGTCTTCGTGGCCTCAAACCTCCTGGCTTTACTTACCTACTGGGTCTCCATTGCCTAAAAAACTGCCTGGCTTGACTTACCGACTGGGTCTCCGTGGCCTCAAACCTCCTGGCTTTACTTACCTACTGGGTCTCCATTGCCTAAAAAACTGCCTGGCTTGACTTACCGACTGGGTCTCCGTGGCCTCAAACCTCCTGGCTTTACTTACCTACTGGGTCTCCATTGCCTAAAAAACTGCCTGGCTTGACTTACCGACTGGGTCTCCGTGGCCTCAAACCTCCTGGCTTTACTTACCTACTGGGTCTCCATTGCCTAAAAAACTGCCTGGCTTGACTTACCGACTGGGTCTCCGTGGCCTCAAACCTCCTGGCCCTGGTCGTCGGAGTTGCCTGTTGTTCTCCACAGAAGAGTCCATGGCTTGGTAATctggacaaataataataataatagtaataataataatgataatggtgatggtgagggtgatgatgatgaatttcaagtagatttttatgtttgaacttttgttttatattttaatcaCCTCCAAAATTAGTGTATAGATTATTAAATGTAGTCTATAACTCAGCAAATTCTGTGTATAAATTGGCAAAAGTAGTGTATAAATCAGCAAAATAGCAAATAAAACCAGCAAAAATAGTATACAATTAAACAAATCTGAGGACTCTATCACCTTCTTCTGGCTCGTAGACTTGTGCCAGGTCCTCGCTCGCCTCGTCCCTTGGGGGAAGCACCGCCGTGGTCATCTGCTCAGACCCGGCCGAGTCCTGGCGGTTGAGCGGAGGGAAAACGTACGCGTAGCCCTGGATGTGGCAGGAACAGCAGCTGGGGACCTGCAGGGGAAAAGCGGAGTAgggtctgtctcttttcttggcTTTGAGAGTCCTCTTTCATATTTCTCGCTGTTCCGTttgcttatctctttctcttgttctcttacaattttctctctctctctctctctctctctctctctctctctctctctctctctctctctctctctctctctctctctctctcactgttgttttgtcagtctatctatctttctgtctgtctcttgtttaCAGATTCTCGTATAAGCCATTTTGGTATAATTCACATGCCAAAAACTAACAGATTAGTATTGCCTTGGGTGACTTTTACCTTGAAGATATCCATATGGAGGCCCCGGCCGTCCTCCCAGGAGAGGAGTCGGTGGTAGTTGTAGACCTGGTTGCACGTGGCGCGGTAGTGGTGGGACACGTAGCTACAGGCGCCTCCGGGTTTCCTGAGAGTGGAGTGGGAGAACAGATTATGAAGGAAATATGATTTACAGGTCTGATAAAATCCTGTTGTGTTATAGATCGCGTTGTTGTTGGTACATATGTCCCATACTTCGTCAGAATTACAAAATAGTTACGTCTTGAAAGAGCAAACGAAAGAATGAAAGCGTACATGCACTTCTCCATACGGATGGTCTGGGAGTATTTGTCTACGTTGACAATGTATTTCCACTGCCCCTTAGAGTTCCTTGCGCGCTTGGGACGCGCATACTTCACCTCAGAAGGACACAGGTAGCCTCCGTCCTGCGCGAAGTCCCTGTGGGCGTGGTTCTCCGTCCCCGCTCGCCTGGAAGGGTACACATTAGAACGTCTTAGGTCATATATCCCTTCAGCTATAAACATGAACGTGTCAGAATGTCCAGTGATGTGTGTCTAAATGCGTTGACCGAGCATACCTGTTGCCGAAGTAGTGCTGGAAGTCGTATCTAGCCTCCTGGGAAGACGAGACGCCGTCCACGAGGTCGTCCGCGCTTTGGCTTCTGACTTCGGCCATCATGGTGTCCGATCGCGAGGGATCGCGGATCAGCGAGGATAAGATGGCCTCGCTGGAAGGAGAGAGCATTCGAGTGAAAACAAGGGCAGGAAAATCTCGAATCTTAACAAAAAGGaaagtattcattattatttattggaattttttttttttcgtatggcCATAAGGggaaaactgattttttttcttagggtAGCTGGTTCatagatattttttcttcaacACCTGCGGCGAGCACAGCTTGAGGGCTACAAGTCGAAGGCCCAAACACTCACTGGGGATACTCTGCGGAGTCCAGGCAGATGTCATCAGTGTATCTAAGGCAGTTGTTTGATGCCCCATGTGGGCGGCCTTGGGAGGGGCGTGCGGGGCGAGACGGACGGGCCGGGGAAGAGCGGGGCGGGGATGGGCGGGAGGGCCGGGGCGGGGCAGGCCGtgaaggagggggcggggcaggtcgtgagggagggggtggggcaggcCTTGAGGGATGGGGCGGGGCAGGCCTTGAGGGAGGTCGCTGGTGAGGAGGTCGAGGTCCTGCGGAGTTCGGGGAACTGAAGCCGAAGTCGTTCTCGAAGTTGTTATTGAAACCGAAGTTTCCCCCGAACTCGGTGAAGGTAACGGGGCCGAAGTCGGGGCCGACGGTGTTGCCGAAGCTCTCCTTGACCGGCTTGAAGCTGTcggcgggcgggcgagggcgcgggcgggggggccccgactgccgcgacgggtgCTGGCGGGGCGGCGACGGCGCTGGCGGAGGGCCCGGCTGGCTCTTGGGATGGTGCGACGGGAACTGGATCATGGTAGGGCCGGGCACGAAGGGCAGGGGCTTCAGGATGTTGTCGGGGGCCGGGACCTCTGAGGAATTGAGAAGCGTGGCGTCAGTGTTTGCCACCGAGGGGAGACCTTGAAAGGCGAATCCGCAGGAGAACCAAGAACTGACGCGGCTCTCAGGAGATGGTTAGCTCAgtaaacacatttacacatgcacTCCCAACGCCAAGCCATCGACATGTTATCGTAACGCCCACAAAACAAGAGGCTTTCTTTGTatgtttgccttttattttttGCTAATCAAGAGTGGACCATGGTAGAAAACCTCAAATACAAAATAAGTTTATTGAAATACGTTTAAGACAACAATCTAATATCCTCTAAGGTTTCATTTTCATAAACCAGGTGGGTTTCAAAACTATTGTCTCatctttcaataaatttagtttgtatATGATAGGTTTTTCTCATATTTTATCAACACAAAGATAAAATAGTGTGTTCTGCCATTCACAGTGAACCATGATGCTAGCGAACAATACAGTGTGGGGTGTATGTGGAACTTTGGTAGAAAATAAAGTTTTTATACCTTTAATTTGTCTTGTGCAGTGAGCAAAAATTGTTAAAATACTTATACCATGCACTTATCAATCGAATGTACAAGTTAAAGTCGTTTGAAGCTATACTTCCGACTTAAAAGCAATATATACAAGCACAGACCTAAACAAGCAAGTCTtctatatactttacatatttaGGCCC
This sequence is a window from Penaeus chinensis breed Huanghai No. 1 chromosome 10, ASM1920278v2, whole genome shotgun sequence. Protein-coding genes within it:
- the LOC125029708 gene encoding uncharacterized protein LOC125029708, with the translated sequence MDILLKKFLLLLAAATAVTTVSGEPLEPLAEALVSENVFEVDFANKTVLSPAEELILAAQRAGYNLTLERLDEAAQSTDEEVQDLMPAPVAEAFIGQRRKDNIDLIREQMIGMIFTGQPQPLGPRPRRPIRNFRPHPKGPPGRLNVRYNPQGEASIQSNRKVPAPDNILKPLPFVPGPTMIQFPSHHPKSQPGPPPAPSPPRQHPSRQSGPPRPRPRPPADSFKPVKESFGNTVGPDFGPVTFTEFGGNFGFNNNFENDFGFSSPNSAGPRPPHQRPPSRPAPPHPSRPAPPPPSRPAPPPPSRPAPPRPSRPSPPRSSPARPSRPARPSQGRPHGASNNCLRYTDDICLDSAEYPHEAILSSLIRDPSRSDTMMAEVRSQSADDLVDGVSSSQEARYDFQHYFGNRRAGTENHAHRDFAQDGGYLCPSEVKYARPKRARNSKGQWKYIVNVDKYSQTIRMEKCMKPGGACSYVSHHYRATCNQVYNYHRLLSWEDGRGLHMDIFKVPSCCSCHIQGYAYVFPPLNRQDSAGSEQMTTAVLPPRDEASEDLAQVYEPEEDYQAMDSSVENNRQLRRPGPGGLRPRRPSRPEEHQSFGSRTPSDDSSRRRGPVDSRRPNQRIGEESDYDKVNYGYHPIIDFFSPYRLQGQSRK